Sequence from the Culex pipiens pallens isolate TS unplaced genomic scaffold, TS_CPP_V2 Cpp_Un0003, whole genome shotgun sequence genome:
atttttgaagacaaaaacaacaaccaaaacaaatacaaataattcaacaaATCGCTGGAAAAATTAGCCACTCGCAGCTCGGGGACTTCTCGAGCACCTATCTTGGCTACTCGACGGATCcccgatgaactttttctttgctgaatgaactcgaaggctaatttagctttagctttgctacccgcggtgcgaaagttggggtgcaaacatgtcgggagcaaatcggatgaactcttttaaaattttgaaaatgatattttattgataTACGCAATCAATTTGGACTCATAATGCAATTAgaagcatgttctatcatgctaaaatatattttcgttgattttgatcaacaaaatggctagaatttgaaaatgaataaattagatccccgcggtgggcttgattcAGTAGCCAAATTAGCTCCCAGCGGTGCGGAAACGTGCATTAGGTACGGAGCAAAGCTAAAACTGGGGATCCAACCGATAGGTTTGCCACGCAATTAgatctctgcggtggagatgccctaatgggattgcaatgagaaatgggtagaattttgatgctatatttaaattcttcgaacaggcaggaaaacgaggtcttgcttggagagccaaaaaatatcaggtaaagaaaactagagaaatactggaatcgaactcatgacaggtaaggtgcagacaccattttagctacccgttaaccaactgagctatcaacgcttgttgaaaacgagctgcgcatcaacatgttttagctgcaggcaaatatatcaggaaattcaaaaaaagagaaacaaactAAACCAGAACGAGAAAGGCTATAGCCCAGGCAGCGTGGCATTTTTCGTGGGATTTTCGAGGATGCATAATTCCAACTGAATAGGATTCAACACAAATCCAATATTAAAAGGATTTTAGAACGAAGTTCGAATACCACATGCATaccaacattttggtattgaaatagttattttatcaaattttgttaatttgacattatttttttttgagtttatcgaTTATGACGAACAAGGTACACAATGTTAAGCAAAATccattctaaatttttaaatttttcacgttaaacctattgttgtcgtaaagttaatcgtctaaatatataaatgtttttcttatcatTCTCAAATGTATCAACATACTTTTAAGAAATTACACAtcattcaaaatagtttttttattaatcacctttattttataatatttttatttaaaatacctaTACAATACCAATGTATGGTGTTCCCTAATTTATAGAGATCacaaatgacttttttagaccaaaataaaatagttggctttaatttggagtagatttgcgtttttaagtatgtaagtaagtaacagtatgtcaaaattcgtcattttattaaaatttgtccAATAACAgaacaataccaaaatttggtataataacaaagattggtATTAACTTACACTTTAGACATTTTTGCAAGGCCTCGccaaaaccaaaattttgtattgataccattgaatggtattattttgcatttctcgtgttatttacccatgctcgggtattgttgtcgtaaagttaatcgtctaaatatataaatgtttttcttatcattctcaaatgtatcagcatacttttaagaatgttaaacatcatttaaaatagttttttttttattaatcacctttattttataatatttttttatttaaaatacctttacaatacagtcatcccacatattcggaacacccacaaattcggaacacttttctgattatttgtcaatagaatgccaaatgtagcttttctgtcgaccctactatttttaggaccattatcttgctatttcactagtaaaagtagttctttttgaacaaaaaacttcattttaagactattttatcctgagcagcaaaacactgcctccaaattgcctgttccatgattgtgggatgttattgtgccttccacaattgtggaacacctgaatttaacaggtattttcacaaaaaaagttatcagaccattcatataacattactaagcatgagtttcattggttccaGTGTGTGAGgtcattattttgtagaaaatatgtactcctggagataatcagagtttgtttacatccgtaagaaaaaagtgttccgaatttgtggatttcaagggtcaatgtttttctttaaaaacatgatataaaacgaaaaaatgaacagccggtctatacatcaatcgaaagatcccaaaaaaagctttcacatgtaggtaaaagcgaatcattatgttcaattgtcgatttgctatgattttttgaacattggccgatctgtaaactgttccgaatatgagggatgactgtaccaatGTATGGTGTTCCCTAATTTATTAAGATcacaaatgacttttttttagaccaaaataaaatagttggctttaatttggagtagatttgcgtttttaagtatgtaagtaagtaacagtatgtcaaaattcgtcattttcttaaaatttgcccaataacagaacaatacaaaaatttggtataataacaaagattggtATTAACTTACACTTTAGACATTTTTGCAAGGGCTCGccaaaaccaaaatttggtattgataccattgaatggtattattttgcatttcccgtgttatttacccatgcacGGGGTACTCCctactttgcgcaaagcgattcaattttatatataaattgtatggggaaaacatttttttttattttgatatttcaaaaatccacgtttcacgctgtattaaaaccggattcatatttggTTGCTCTAtcactttcccgaagagagtatggtgcttacttgttcctataaaaaaaaacaggggtttaaaaactcgtctaaaacgtgttttttgctcgaaaaccACCACCTCTCTtcgaaaagttgtagagcacctttcagagcatccgaacatgaatccggttttgatatagcgtaaAACgcggattttaaaaaaataaaaattcaaaaaaaatgatttttgccttacaaatttatatggaaaattgaatcgctttgaaATCCGTTAAAAATCACTTCGACCCAATCTCATCCCCACTGACGGAATTTGCTAAAACAAAAACCCTTTATTTTTGTAGACATTTTACCTCCAAGTTCACCAGACACCGGCTACCTTACATCTAATCACCGAATAGAAATAGAAGATCCTCTGTTGTCTTCTTCGGGAGCAAAGGCGTTACTGCAAGCATTTTGCGAACACGAAGAAATCATGCTTCATCAGCTCCTTTCCAAAGAAAACCTGGATCCATCGTGGGCTAAAATTCTGATTCCCATAGCGGCTCGAGTAGCTAACACAGTGAGGCCTAAAATTTGTAGCTCGGTAGATAGCATAGACATTCGTAACcatgtgtttttaaaaaagatccCCGGAGGTCAGCGTCAAGAGTGTAAATCCCTAGGAGGGGTTGTTTTTACTAAAAATGTTGTCCACAGACAAATGATGTCATATATTGAGAAACCAAAAATTCTGTTGTTACAGTGTGGCATAGCGTATCAAAGAGTCGAAGGAAAATTTGTAAGTTTCGATACTTTGATGTTGCAAGAACGAGACTATCTAAAGAACAAAGTAACAAAGATCCTTAGCCTTGGTCCTAACATCGTTTTGGTTCACAAGAATGTTGCTGGTATTGCACAGGATATGCTGCGAGGCAATGGAATTACACTTGTATTAGATGTCAAACTTTGTGTAATGGAAAGAATATCTCGCTGTTTAGAATGCGATATTTTGACTAGCATTGATTCAAATGTAGGTCAGCCAAAACTTGGAACCTGTGACAAGTTTCATATTAAAACATTCTATGATGAACAAGGTAAACTTGATATGATTAGGTTTGCTCTGTccgtatttattttttatatttcaggaTCTTCCAAAACAATGCTGTGCTTTGTGAAATCATACAGTCCTCGTGGATGTTGTGTCTTGCTCCGTGGAGGTGCTAAGAGCGaattaataaaaatcaagaaagtTATGTCTTCACTCCTGTATGCCCGATTCAATTGGCGATTAGAATTGTCATACCTATATGACGCATGCGCTCAACCACCATCGCCGCGATCGTGTATTTTTGAAGGCGAAGAATTTAGCCCTCTAGAGGAAACAAATGACTCATTAATAACTCAGCTCAACGCTACTTTATACAAACATATCGATAAACAAAAGATAAAGGTAATGAGTATGGAGAATGTCGACATATTTTCAGATCCACTGCGAGCTGCAATCTCTGAATTATCAGATCAAGAAAATGAACACCAATTTGTAGTTGAGAATCCATTCGATGATCGATTTCGAAATGCGCTAACTAGTACAGTTTTATCAATAAGTCCTTTCATGAATTTTCCCCCACCGTATCTTGAGACAGACAAAGGAAGGAAATGTGAATTACGTCGTTATTTTCCAGAAGAGCTGTATTATTCTAAACAATGGTGTAATCCAACATACGAACAAAATATAGTTGAAATATTTAACACTCGTGCCCAACATGAT
This genomic interval carries:
- the LOC128093696 gene encoding putative 1-phosphatidylinositol 3-phosphate 5-kinase is translated as SLNGKSGLLASDDLSGKIDISIIFTGDLKVCTYCSKVILTYLKSINTTTDIKSDFRALQEDLSNKLSVIPQNTNDSSIGNLHRRKVSVGYQEERFVSSHPRTISTGDRKSMLQQSSSLRSIYEEMITVLPRQNHGFEILAYLFSSQKSSNTRQAVAILNAMIEANFIIPPAPIESLSPQVDDSNIADDFDENTVYTFVELEEMYDMIHDSHSVSLRRSEPHKNSFDILPPSSPDTGYLTSNHRIEIEDPLLSSSGAKALLQAFCEHEEIMLHQLLSKENLDPSWAKILIPIAARVANTVRPKICSSVDSIDIRNHVFLKKIPGGQRQECKSLGGVVFTKNVVHRQMMSYIEKPKILLLQCGIAYQRVEGKFVSFDTLMLQERDYLKNKVTKILSLGPNIVLVHKNVAGIAQDMLRGNGITLVLDVKLCVMERISRCLECDILTSIDSNVGQPKLGTCDKFHIKTFYDEQGSSKTMLCFVKSYSPRGCCVLLRGGAKSELIKIKKVMSSLLYARFNWRLELSYLYDACAQPPSPRSCIFEGEEFSPLEETNDSLITQLNATLYKHIDKQKIKVMSMENVDIFSDPLRAAISELSDQENEHQFVVENPFDDRFRNALTSTVLSISPFMNFPPPYLETDKGRKCELRRYFPEELYYSKQWCNPTYEQNIVEIFNTRAQHDVEISSLHKFTSYRIISTLEHKDVQIMLASYRAMGGRYPKHADSKYICFFIMSGYMSQTRKDQPGQI